The Sulfurihydrogenibium sp. DNA segment TGTAAAGATTAGGGGTGTTTGTAGGGTCTATAGCGTCTGGTCTAAGACCATCCCATACAAACAATATCACTTTCTTTTTTTGAGCTGGGGTTCCACTGCCGCTATCAGAAGAACCACATGAGGCCAACATGAACAACACCGATGCTAAAATTACTAAGTTTAGCAGCAGCCTCTTCATACTAAATCCCTCCTTAAAGTAATTGATGGGATAATTTTAAAATATTAACATTAAGAAATTATTAAGGAATAGTAAAAAGTTATTAAGAAATTATTAAGAAATTATGAATATGGTTCGTATAATACTTACTTTTATATAATAGGTCACTTGAGTCTCCGAATCGGCAATTTTTGAAATATTGTAAGAAAAATAATCGTAAGGATTTTTAAAACAAACCCCCTTTAAGGTTTTTATCTCTTCCTTTTTGTAGATTTCTTTTTTCTAGTCTATATCAGGTAGCAGCTTGGGTTAAGTTACTGCTATAATCCAATTATCGCCAAGGTCTCCTATGATTTCTAAGCTTGGGTCATGGTTTAGCTTTAAATCTTCTAAAATCAAAAATAAATCATCTACAAAGTCTGGAGAAGTGATTAGGTCTAAAATGCCTTCTTTGCCGTATCTTGTCCTTGGAAGACAGATTCTGTCATATCCATTCATTACCATAGATATAAAGTTCATCTTTTCCGGATCGCATTTAATTACAAGGTTAACGCTTTTTGTAGGATAGTTGTTTAGCCTTTCTAAAAGCTCATTACTCAGCATCTTT contains these protein-coding regions:
- a CDS encoding DUF4911 domain-containing protein, giving the protein MLSNELLERLNNYPTKSVNLVIKCDPEKMNFISMVMNGYDRICLPRTRYGKEGILDLITSPDFVDDLFLILEDLKLNHDPSLEIIGDLGDNWIIAVT